A region of the Megalops cyprinoides isolate fMegCyp1 chromosome 21, fMegCyp1.pri, whole genome shotgun sequence genome:
GCGGACACCTCGCATTTACAGTCATGAGAGGAGCACTTACAGATTGTAGAAATCTGCGCTCGAGATTTTTACCGGGAATAGCAAAATTTTCTCGTTTAAAGGCACAGCAGTCATGATACAAACTTACAGAGGGTAGGACTCTCTTCTCATGATTTTTACCTGTAGAATAGCaaaatttttcacatttaaaggaATGCTGGTCATTTTCCTGTCCCTCTAAAGCCGTATTGCAACTGCGAGATGGGAAGAGATGTACTCTGTGTATCTGAGCAGGTGTGCTGGGGACGAGCTTGATGAGTTACTGTGCATGTTCTCCCCCCTGCAGGTTCCTGCAGCAGTCCTGGAGGTTTGCACTCGGAGGGCAATGATTCCTCATGAGGTCCGCGAATCACCTTCCGACAGCAGGCGTGACCCTCCGTGCTTTCGACTGAGACCCGCTCGGCGCTGAACGCCAGACAGAGCCCAGCCAGCGAGCCCGCGGGCGCGGCGGGCACTGCCACCCGAGAGCGAGGACCGACAGAGACGCAcgctagagagagagagagagagagagagagagagagagagagagagacgagccCCGAGCTGAGAGGCAGGACATTCGGAGGACGCCAGAGCGCACGGGCCGACATGAAGTCCAACCAGGAGCGCAGCAACGAATGCCTGCCCCCGAAGAAGCGCGAGATCCTGGCCAGCAACCTGCCCCACGAGGAGAAGCCGCTGGCGGTGGGGCCCGCGTGCGAGAGCCAGCGGGGCGAGAACCTGGCCTGGCTCGCCAGTGTGGCCAGCGGGCATGACGGCGGCGGGCAGCGCACCGGCACGCCCACGGGGGCCGACGTGGCCCTGTACAAAGCCTTCTCCGCCGCGACCGAGtactcatcctcctcttcctcgtcctcttcGTCGCGGACAGCGGCGGCGACGACGCTCCCCGCGGCCTACGCCTCCACGGCCCTCTCGCAGCCCGGCGGGACCATCCAGTACACCCAGCTCCCCTCCAGCCTGCACTTCATCAGCTCGTCCTACGCGGCGCCCTACGCCGGCTACATCTCCTCCCAGCTCGTCTCCCCTGCCTccggccccgcccctgccccgGTGGCCCCGCCCCAGCGCCCGGCCCCGGAGGCGTACGCTGGCGCTGTCGTCTCGCAGGCCTCTAAGgcggagcagcagcagcagcagcagcatcagcatcGCCACCCGCTGGTGGGCTCGCCGGGCCTGGCGGGAGAGGGCGTGGCCCAGCCCGCCGGCCAGTACGTGCAGATCGCCGGCTCCGCCCTGAGCGCGGCCCCGCCCCACGGCCACCTCCCGctgcacctccacccccacGCCCTGGCCCTCGGCGCCCCCTCGCAGGTGCTGCTGCAGTACGCGGACGGGCCGGCCGCCAAAAAGGAGGAGGGGCGGTCCCGGGAGGTGCTGAACGGGGAGCTGGAGAAGGGCCGGCGTTACGGCCTGCCCCCGGAGCTGTCCCTGATGGGCAAGCAGAGCGCGGCctccagacagcagcagcagcagcagcagcactatGAGGCCCGGCACATCGTGCTCCCCGCCGACCACACACAGGAAACCTCAGGGCTTCGGACCTCACTGATGCTGCTGCCCAACAGCCACGCCGACTCGGTCAGCGGGCCCCGGTCGCCCCCCTCCGCGGCCCACGGTGAGAAGGGCGCCCCCGGCCAGGGCAAGCCCGGCTCCCGGGCCTCCCCCTTCGCCTTCCCGGCCCCGCAGCAGACGGGCGCGGCGGTCACCACGCTCTCCCCGCACACCGTCATCCAGACCACTCACAGCGCCACCGAGCAGCTCTCCGTGGGCCTCCCCTCGGCGGGCTTCTACCCGGCCGCCGGCCAGCCGCCCATCATCGGCTACATCGCGGGGGGCGGGCAGCAGCAGCCGGTCGGCTACCACGCCGGCCAGCTGGTGATCCCCAGCGGCCAGCCTGTGATCATCCCCGTcagcgggggcggggctgggggggcgGAGCCCGCACACGTGGCCGCCGCCGCCGTCGCCTCCTCGTCCTCCCAGCAGCTGGTGACCGCCGCCCTCGCCAAGTGTGAGCCGTTCCAGGCGCCGGCGCCCTACCATACGGCCGCCGTGGTGCAGGCCCAGGTGCACCTGCCCGTCGCCCCAGCGACCACCGCCGGCTCCATGGCCTCGCCCccgcccggccccgcccccgccctgCCGCCCTACTTCATGAAGGGCTCCATCATCCAGCTGGCGGACGGCGAGCTCAAGCGCGTGGAGGACCTGAAGACCGAGGACTTCATCCAGAGCGCCGACATCAGCAGCGAGCTCAAGATCGACTCCAGCACCGTGGAGCGCATCGACGGCAGCCCCACGCCCAACTTCGCCATCATCCAGTTCGCCGTCGGAGAGCATCGGGCGCAGgtagccgtgtgtgtgtgcgtgtgtgtgtgtgcatgtgtgtgtctgtcagtgctcTTGCCCCCTAACCGTTGTTGTTAttttccccctgtctgtctatgtgtgtccatgtgcttttgttttcctttgcgctccagccctgccccgctctctgcccagtccccgcccacctgattgccagATCACcgccacctgcctgcctgcccacctgcttcccatctcctcgtcagcccagccctatatcttccctgcttgtctctgtcctgttgctagtttgtaGCAGTGTTTCTCGCCTGTTTCATCCCTGCCGGTTTCTCTGTCTGCTAGTTACCGatttcgaccctgcctgcgccttgacttcgtttctgcctgccgccttgGCCAGTTTGTCTGATTGCCTGCCTAACTGtttcctgaccctgcctggtCCTGTTTCTGACCCTGGTTCTGCCCACAGACTGCCTTTCTGgtctcgaccctgcctgttttgattTCGCTATTTTGTCTTACAATTGCAATAAACtcgcttggaacccgaagctcccgtggtctgcgtctgagtccttgcctgagccgtgacagtgtctgtttgtctgtctctgtgaatgCAAGCCTATGTATAATACAAACATTATATAGTATTAATGTTGtaacataatattaaataaGTTCTTGTGTGATTTTTTCTCCAGGCCTTAATATAAACTTAttaaaataacttatttttataataaacttattttcatttattaaagttTATTATAAATAAGGTAATTTAAACGTATGAAAATAAGCCTTTCATTGCTGTGTGTATCAGCGGTAGCGCGGTGACCCTTCAAAGTGCCGAAAACGGTTCTAAAAAGGTCAGCCCCGGGTTTTGGTTTTCCTTGTTGATGCATGGTAATAGAGTTTTTGGCAGGCCTTAAACAGAACCTTTCTTTGTCCGGCATTGGTGCAAAGGTCACGTCTGTTGTCACAGGCGTCACCAAATATATCGTCTTTCATTCATGCGTGTTTTAATGCATGAATTTCCACTCCTGGGGTTCGCTACAGTGCGGCGCTTGTTCAGAGCTTTCTGACCTGTAATGTAGGTTTAGGCACACTCCGCGCTTTTCGCTCCTTGCTGTAGCTGTGCAGAAGCTCTTGTGGGTTTGTAAGGCTTATTAAGTCATCGCCGAAAAGAAACAGGCTGGAGGTTATGCTTGCCTGTTCATTCATCGGAGCATGACTTGTGCCAGTTGCTCCAGAGGTGTCAGGCATAACTAGCCGCTCCCACATCAGTTGCTGTCGGATCACATTGCCATTAGCTGCTGTCAGTCCACCTCGGTCCCCGTGTAGTTAGTGATTTTAGAGTTTCTGCAGTCAGTCAAGGAAAACTTGCACCATGAGATGTTGTCGGAAATGCGATCTGGGTTTTACCTTAATCCCATAACACACGTCTGATGGGAAGATGAAAGTACTGTTGCATTTcctgtaaaatgtttataagcattttaaatcaaaccCCAGGGAAAGATGCTTGGTGGACATACCATGCAAAGCACTCAGTGGGTCAGTGACCTGGCTGGTGCTTGGAGTGTCCAACCAAACGCTTTCACTGGGTGTTATTTTACTTCTCGATTCACCTTAGGTTTTTTGTAAGAAGGGAGAACTGGATTTATTCTCTGCTCCACAATAAGCAAACAGGCTTAGAGGAATGCACAGcagtacagaaaataaaaaataatacataaacatgtGTTTGCTAGCTCAGTAGACCCCCATCACCTCTCTGAGAGATGCTTCAATTGTCGTGCCTTTCCAGTGGGACCACCTCCCAGCTTAGACCTCAGCCTTAAATAGTTTTAAATAGACAGACTGATGTGCAGTTTTGCATGGGTGTCACATCCATGTCTGTTTTAAATAGTCTCCTCAAACTCAGGCTttggacttcatttcccatgagCACCTCCCTGACCCTCCCTGAGGAAAAGGTTTTAACAGGGAACAATGTCCCTGGGAGCAAGTAGCACCATTATGAGACCAGCCCATCACCTGGGCTTTTGAATTTGCTTGCATGTAGCAACTGTGTTTCAGCTGGCGGAAGGACACAAAGGCACAACTGAGCTGTGTGCTTCAGAACCGCAAAGACTTCAGCACAATTCAAGACCACAAAGCACTCTGTACTAATGGCTTTTGGTTGGCCGTGCCAAAGGATTCAGGATGTGGAGTGTCAGTGCACAGGAAGTGGGATTATCCTGTAATTTGCCTTATGAGCGTATTAGATCTGGCTAGACACTTTTGTagacatgacattttttcagaCGGC
Encoded here:
- the atxn1a gene encoding ataxin-1a, encoding MKSNQERSNECLPPKKREILASNLPHEEKPLAVGPACESQRGENLAWLASVASGHDGGGQRTGTPTGADVALYKAFSAATEYSSSSSSSSSSRTAAATTLPAAYASTALSQPGGTIQYTQLPSSLHFISSSYAAPYAGYISSQLVSPASGPAPAPVAPPQRPAPEAYAGAVVSQASKAEQQQQQQHQHRHPLVGSPGLAGEGVAQPAGQYVQIAGSALSAAPPHGHLPLHLHPHALALGAPSQVLLQYADGPAAKKEEGRSREVLNGELEKGRRYGLPPELSLMGKQSAASRQQQQQQQHYEARHIVLPADHTQETSGLRTSLMLLPNSHADSVSGPRSPPSAAHGEKGAPGQGKPGSRASPFAFPAPQQTGAAVTTLSPHTVIQTTHSATEQLSVGLPSAGFYPAAGQPPIIGYIAGGGQQQPVGYHAGQLVIPSGQPVIIPVSGGGAGGAEPAHVAAAAVASSSSQQLVTAALAKCEPFQAPAPYHTAAVVQAQVHLPVAPATTAGSMASPPPGPAPALPPYFMKGSIIQLADGELKRVEDLKTEDFIQSADISSELKIDSSTVERIDGSPTPNFAIIQFAVGEHRAQVSVEVLVEYPFFVFGQGWSSCCPDRTTQLFELPCSKLSVGDVCISLTLKNLKNGSLKKGQALDAAGGNGGLLLKPPKAGRGGRYREQENGLGQQASGAGGGGGGGGGGGGGGGCGSRGAQAASENGELRLEPCWPLAPKTEPGGASKPAGRKRRWSAPESRKVERSAEEEPTLTLPKLSFIPQEVKICIEGRSSIGK